In Methylococcus geothermalis, one genomic interval encodes:
- a CDS encoding quinoprotein dehydrogenase-associated SoxYZ-like carrier produces the protein MQAGIVPRIWILLLGITVSAWAQAADPQDEGAWTSALRAQYFGDKPMEEGNTVIELTAPYRAEDPALVPIQITGKIPQKPEQYIKRITLIIDNNPVPFAASFDLTPATGKADLAMRVRVNSYTYVRAIAETSDGKLHMNKAFVKASGGCSAPIGSDLDAAMARLGKMKFRTDGDKLALGQANPVQLLISHPNITGLQMDQISRLIKPPHYVEEVKVSFNGAPVLTAKTDIAISADPHFRFYFVPDKAGELKAEIRDNLGKTFTASQTVTD, from the coding sequence GACGAAGGCGCATGGACGAGCGCGCTGCGGGCTCAGTATTTCGGCGACAAACCCATGGAAGAAGGCAATACCGTCATCGAACTGACGGCCCCTTATCGCGCCGAGGACCCGGCTCTGGTCCCCATCCAGATCACCGGCAAGATTCCGCAAAAGCCGGAGCAATACATCAAGCGGATCACCCTGATCATCGACAACAATCCGGTGCCCTTCGCCGCATCCTTCGACCTCACTCCGGCGACCGGCAAAGCCGACTTGGCGATGCGGGTTCGCGTCAACTCCTATACCTATGTCCGCGCCATCGCCGAGACCAGCGACGGCAAGCTCCATATGAACAAGGCTTTCGTCAAGGCCAGCGGCGGATGCTCCGCGCCCATCGGCTCGGACCTCGATGCCGCCATGGCGCGGCTTGGGAAAATGAAGTTCCGCACGGACGGCGACAAGCTCGCGCTGGGACAGGCCAACCCGGTCCAGCTCCTCATCAGCCACCCCAACATCACCGGGCTGCAGATGGACCAGATTTCGCGGCTGATCAAACCGCCGCACTATGTCGAGGAGGTCAAGGTGAGCTTCAACGGGGCGCCGGTCCTGACCGCCAAGACGGACATCGCCATCAGCGCCGATCCCCATTTCCGTTTCTATTTCGTGCCGGACAAGGCGGGGGAACTCAAGGCGGAAATCCGCGACAACCTGGGCAAAACCTTCACCGCCAGCCAGACCGTGACGGACTGA
- a CDS encoding site-specific integrase — MFPIIREYIRDQHGKVRFERLRQAENHLLRFIEIAGDRPLSEYRSPDVTAFAHELSERRRLSASTVNGHLSSLSALFNWAIAQKRHALAENPCSGCKLPAGAVIAEQRQQAAEKPFTHEQLRAFFEGDETRADFDMPYKYWVPLIQLHTGARIGEICQLEPKDIALLDNRIPAFRFVASTARGKSERRVPVHPKLIDLGLLAYIEGVSGLDTLWPGLIIPRLGSKGQNVGMWLSRHLERHGLKRSGRRTEAFRSTFQHYMRLAGVPELHINAILGHRDRKSAGTARKPLWATQPDALLNSLAKLDYEIEFCSYAGLVPAEH; from the coding sequence ATGTTCCCGATCATCAGGGAATACATCCGGGATCAACATGGCAAAGTCCGGTTTGAACGACTGCGGCAAGCGGAAAACCATTTGCTGCGCTTCATCGAAATCGCCGGCGACAGACCGCTTTCGGAATACCGCAGTCCCGATGTGACCGCCTTCGCACACGAGCTGTCGGAACGGCGGCGGTTGTCCGCTTCCACAGTCAACGGCCACCTGAGCTCGCTTTCCGCCTTGTTCAACTGGGCCATCGCTCAAAAGCGCCATGCTCTCGCGGAAAACCCTTGCAGCGGCTGCAAGCTGCCGGCGGGCGCGGTGATCGCGGAGCAACGCCAGCAGGCCGCGGAAAAGCCTTTCACGCATGAACAGTTGCGGGCTTTTTTCGAGGGCGACGAGACCCGGGCCGATTTCGACATGCCTTACAAATACTGGGTTCCTCTGATTCAACTGCACACCGGTGCGCGCATTGGAGAAATCTGCCAGCTTGAACCGAAGGACATCGCCCTGCTGGACAACCGGATTCCGGCTTTCCGGTTCGTGGCATCGACCGCTCGGGGGAAGTCCGAACGCAGGGTGCCGGTACATCCGAAACTGATCGACCTCGGTCTATTGGCTTACATCGAAGGCGTCTCGGGCCTCGATACCCTGTGGCCCGGCTTGATCATCCCCCGGCTGGGCAGCAAGGGACAAAATGTGGGGATGTGGCTGAGCAGGCATCTGGAAAGACACGGGCTGAAACGGAGTGGCCGGCGGACCGAAGCATTTCGCTCCACTTTTCAGCACTACATGAGATTGGCCGGCGTCCCGGAACTCCATATCAATGCCATACTCGGCCATAGGGACAGGAAGTCCGCGGGCACGGCAAGAAAACCTCTCTGGGCGACCCAGCCCGACGCCTTGCTGAATTCGCTCGCAAAGCTGGATTACGAGATCGAATTCTGCTCATACGCCGGCCTCGTACCCGCCGAACACTGA
- the glgX gene encoding glycogen debranching protein GlgX, whose translation MPLGVHFQETDANFSLFSRHGSRVRLLLFADPADAQPHQVIDLDPHHHRTGDIWHVAVHGAHRGLAYAFQVDGPHEPHRGHRFDPQAVLLDPYATALVTPEHWEFSGAAVGGPGGVVAKALVTADHFDWGNDRPLKHPWSELVIYEAHVRGLSIHPSSAVRHPGTYLGVIDKIPYFKQLGITALELMPLQAFNPYEVTRYNPVTGERLRNYWGYNTIAFQAPHAGYGTGAYPGCQVEEFKQMVKALHEADIEVLLDVVFNHTAEGDETGPILNFRGLDNSIYYLLEEDRRRYRNYSGCGNTVNCNHPVVRNYILDCLRYWVVEMHVDGFRFDLASILGRDRSGHLVRNPPLLELIAEDPILRDVKLIAEAWDAGGAYLVGRFPGERWCEWNGVYRDDVRRYWRGDPGMAGAFASRLCGSADIYEHSGKAPVNSINFVTCHDGFTLNDLVSYACKHNTANGEDNRDGSDHNFSANYGCEGPSGEHEINAIRRRQMKNFMASLLLSRGVPMILGGDEFCRTQKGNNNAYCQDNDISWFDWRLLDENRSFFEFVRKMIAFRTRHPVLSREQFYRPEDILWFNPAGGQPDWQADSAMGCCIRAVGAQERPLCLLFNPTEGGLCFRLPDTLRGGVWLKAVDTAMESPCDIGETEEGSPLPDQRRLFLPDRTLIVLVEVAATMAAARA comes from the coding sequence TTGCCCCTCGGCGTTCATTTCCAGGAAACGGACGCCAATTTCTCCCTGTTCAGCCGCCATGGCTCGCGGGTCCGCCTGCTGCTGTTCGCCGATCCGGCCGATGCCCAGCCTCACCAGGTCATCGATCTCGATCCCCACCACCACCGTACCGGCGATATCTGGCACGTGGCGGTGCACGGCGCACACCGCGGCCTGGCATACGCCTTTCAGGTCGACGGACCGCATGAGCCGCATAGGGGCCATCGTTTCGATCCGCAGGCGGTGCTGCTGGACCCTTACGCCACGGCTCTGGTGACCCCCGAGCATTGGGAGTTTTCAGGAGCCGCGGTCGGTGGGCCGGGGGGGGTGGTGGCGAAGGCATTGGTCACGGCGGACCATTTCGACTGGGGCAACGACCGGCCGCTCAAGCACCCTTGGTCGGAGCTGGTCATCTATGAGGCCCATGTGCGGGGTCTGAGCATTCATCCCTCCTCGGCGGTCCGGCATCCCGGCACCTACCTCGGCGTCATCGACAAGATCCCTTATTTCAAGCAGCTCGGGATCACCGCGCTGGAGCTGATGCCGCTGCAGGCTTTCAACCCCTATGAAGTGACCCGCTACAACCCCGTCACCGGGGAGAGGCTGCGGAATTACTGGGGTTACAACACCATCGCTTTCCAGGCCCCGCATGCGGGCTACGGGACCGGCGCCTATCCCGGCTGTCAGGTGGAAGAGTTCAAGCAGATGGTCAAGGCCCTGCACGAGGCCGACATCGAGGTCCTCCTCGACGTGGTGTTCAACCATACCGCGGAAGGGGATGAGACCGGCCCCATCCTGAATTTCCGCGGCCTTGACAACAGCATCTATTACCTGCTGGAAGAAGACCGCCGACGCTACCGCAACTATTCGGGCTGCGGCAATACCGTCAACTGCAATCACCCGGTGGTGCGCAACTATATCCTGGACTGTCTGCGGTACTGGGTGGTCGAGATGCACGTGGACGGTTTCCGGTTCGATCTGGCCTCGATTCTGGGGCGTGACCGCAGTGGGCATCTGGTGCGGAATCCGCCGCTGCTGGAACTGATCGCGGAAGATCCCATCCTGCGCGACGTCAAGCTCATCGCCGAGGCCTGGGATGCCGGCGGTGCCTATCTGGTGGGGCGTTTCCCGGGCGAACGCTGGTGCGAATGGAACGGGGTGTACCGGGACGACGTGCGCCGCTACTGGCGCGGCGATCCGGGCATGGCGGGCGCCTTTGCCAGCCGTCTGTGCGGCAGCGCGGACATCTACGAGCATTCCGGCAAGGCGCCGGTGAACAGCATCAACTTCGTGACCTGTCACGACGGTTTCACGCTCAACGACCTGGTCAGCTATGCGTGCAAGCACAACACCGCGAACGGGGAGGACAACCGAGACGGGTCGGACCATAACTTCAGCGCCAATTACGGCTGCGAAGGGCCGAGCGGCGAACATGAAATCAACGCCATCCGGCGGCGCCAGATGAAGAACTTCATGGCCTCTCTGCTGTTGTCCAGGGGTGTGCCCATGATACTGGGGGGCGACGAATTTTGCCGGACACAGAAGGGCAACAACAACGCCTATTGCCAGGATAACGACATTTCCTGGTTCGACTGGCGCTTGCTGGACGAAAACCGGTCGTTTTTCGAGTTCGTCCGTAAGATGATCGCGTTCCGCACCCGCCATCCGGTGCTGTCGCGGGAGCAGTTCTACCGGCCGGAAGACATCCTCTGGTTCAATCCTGCCGGCGGCCAGCCCGACTGGCAGGCCGATTCGGCCATGGGTTGCTGCATCCGGGCGGTCGGGGCGCAGGAACGGCCGCTCTGCCTGCTGTTCAATCCGACGGAGGGGGGGCTTTGCTTCCGGCTGCCGGACACGCTTCGTGGTGGAGTCTGGCTCAAGGCTGTGGATACCGCCATGGAATCGCCTTGTGACATTGGCGAAACCGAGGAGGGCAGTCCGCTGCCGGACCAGCGGCGCCTGTTCCTCCCCGATCGCACCCTGATCGTGCTGGTGGAAGTGGCCGCGACGATGGCCGCGGCCCGCGCCTGA
- a CDS encoding YicC/YloC family endoribonuclease, producing MIRSMTAFGAAQGTVDNWRVSWDLRAVNHRYLDLGLRLPDPLRGLELEVRNRIGESFKRGRVECTLAWKPLAQEAGPTRVDPELVRGLLDALRHIEALEERAWARCSAIDLLRWPGVMQESEPDIAALGPGILALLDQALAEALAFREREGAQIAALLDNRCADIRNAVRAVQARLPTVLVGLREKLMARLAEVTATPDASRLEQELVYLAQKMDVAEELDRLTAHTTEMQHILTQREPAGRRLDFLLQEMNREANTLASKSADLETTRAAVDIKVLIEQMREQVQNVE from the coding sequence ATGATCCGCAGCATGACGGCTTTCGGGGCCGCGCAAGGGACGGTGGACAATTGGCGGGTGAGCTGGGACTTGCGCGCCGTCAATCACCGCTATCTCGACCTCGGCCTGCGCCTGCCGGATCCGCTGCGCGGCCTGGAGCTGGAGGTGCGCAACAGGATCGGCGAGTCGTTCAAACGGGGCAGGGTGGAATGCACCCTGGCCTGGAAACCCTTGGCTCAGGAAGCCGGCCCGACACGCGTCGATCCGGAACTGGTACGCGGCCTGCTCGATGCGCTGCGTCACATCGAAGCACTGGAGGAAAGGGCCTGGGCCCGCTGCAGCGCGATCGATTTGCTGCGTTGGCCTGGCGTCATGCAGGAGAGTGAGCCGGACATCGCCGCGCTGGGACCCGGGATTCTCGCCCTGCTGGACCAAGCCCTGGCCGAAGCCTTGGCGTTCCGGGAGCGCGAGGGCGCCCAGATCGCCGCCCTGCTGGACAACCGCTGCGCCGACATCCGGAACGCGGTCCGAGCGGTGCAGGCGCGCCTGCCGACGGTTCTGGTGGGGCTCAGGGAAAAGCTGATGGCCCGTCTGGCCGAGGTGACGGCCACCCCCGATGCCTCTCGCCTCGAGCAGGAACTGGTCTACCTCGCGCAGAAGATGGACGTCGCCGAGGAGCTGGACCGGCTGACCGCGCATACCACCGAAATGCAGCACATCCTCACCCAGCGTGAGCCGGCGGGACGCCGGCTCGACTTCCTGCTGCAGGAAATGAACCGCGAGGCCAATACGCTGGCGTCCAAGTCGGCCGACCTCGAAACCACCCGCGCCGCCGTGGACATCAAGGTACTGATCGAGCAGATGCGCGAACAGGTCCAGAACGTGGAGTGA
- a CDS encoding AraC family transcriptional regulator: MNSELLFDSAALPERDRFDSWREVFCSKMWGLDIVPTDPCPFFARCRFVSLGAVGVGRNELSGADYIRTPESVRAHDSDDFGFHLCLRGGSRIVQAGRHAEMVGLSGTLLASDQPGIVSILSKSGIDRYQGYCLHLPRKGLLQRVPRAERHLAEVISARQPLSLLVQYLDLVFSNDAALQQPELNELAGEHVLDIIALLLEPRSDAAYQSGRGGLRAARRTALLKYLEQHYRDDRLSVKTAAAALGISESYLHRLMAESGESFTETVNRLRLEQAKRMLEDPGCDRLRIGEIAFATGFSDFTYFNRLFRRRFGDTPGAFRADRPERRKAVRSMAMGARPCREE, translated from the coding sequence ATGAATAGCGAACTATTGTTTGATTCCGCTGCCCTGCCCGAACGTGATCGTTTCGACAGTTGGCGGGAAGTGTTCTGCTCAAAGATGTGGGGTCTCGATATCGTGCCTACCGACCCCTGTCCATTTTTCGCCCGCTGCCGCTTTGTGAGTCTCGGTGCGGTGGGTGTTGGGCGAAACGAGTTGAGCGGCGCGGATTACATCCGCACGCCCGAATCGGTCCGGGCACATGACTCTGACGATTTCGGGTTCCACCTTTGCCTCCGCGGCGGTTCACGTATCGTTCAGGCAGGACGCCACGCCGAGATGGTCGGACTGAGCGGCACCCTGTTGGCCAGTGATCAGCCCGGCATCGTGTCCATCTTGTCGAAATCGGGGATCGATCGCTATCAAGGCTACTGCCTGCACTTGCCCAGGAAGGGATTGTTGCAGCGTGTCCCACGGGCTGAGCGCCATCTGGCCGAGGTCATTTCCGCCCGCCAACCGTTGAGTCTCCTGGTCCAATACCTCGATCTCGTGTTCAGCAATGATGCGGCCTTGCAGCAGCCCGAATTGAACGAACTCGCCGGGGAGCACGTGCTGGACATCATCGCCCTGTTGCTGGAGCCAAGGAGCGACGCGGCGTATCAGTCCGGGCGGGGAGGGCTGCGCGCCGCGAGGCGGACGGCATTGTTGAAATATCTGGAACAGCACTACCGGGATGACCGTCTCTCGGTGAAAACGGCCGCGGCCGCGCTGGGGATTTCCGAAAGCTATCTGCACCGTCTGATGGCGGAGAGCGGGGAGAGTTTCACTGAAACGGTCAACCGCCTGCGCCTGGAGCAGGCAAAGCGCATGCTGGAGGATCCGGGATGCGACCGTTTGCGTATCGGCGAGATCGCATTTGCCACGGGATTCAGCGATTTCACCTATTTCAACCGACTGTTCCGGCGGCGCTTCGGCGATACGCCCGGGGCGTTCCGTGCGGATCGGCCGGAACGTCGCAAGGCGGTCCGGAGCATGGCTATGGGTGCCCGGCCCTGCCGGGAGGAATGA
- a CDS encoding IS1380 family transposase, producing the protein MPKCTADEMKFGRLGRRIVEANFQGGAIGSDGGLMLLREVDRRIGLSAAVAAALADPRDPSLIKHSLRSLIAQRLYGLCCGYEDLNDHAQLRRDPLMQTAVDVVEDLGSSPTLCRMERRATRADVLALNRVLVEQFIASHEVPPEELVLDIDASDIPLHGEQEGAQFHAYYDHYCYLPLYVFAGKALLACVLRNSRIDGAKHAAAVIKLLVTRLRQVWPEVRIIVRGDSGFCRQRLIRWCERNTVGYVIGVARNARLHRIVEGWEREMEAQYQATGSKQRLIREFRYAAESWDKERRIITRLEFGAQGTNPRFIVTNLDLPAQSLYDELYCQRGEAENRIKETQLDLFGTRASSQKFLANWLRVLLAGLAYTLMQRLREMALSGTELANATAATIRVKLLKIGAAVIRNTRRIRILFASHHPLRETFLLAARALASP; encoded by the coding sequence ATGCCAAAGTGTACCGCCGATGAGATGAAGTTTGGGCGCCTCGGGCGGCGCATTGTCGAAGCCAATTTCCAGGGGGGAGCGATCGGCTCCGACGGCGGTCTGATGCTGTTGCGTGAGGTCGATCGCAGAATCGGACTATCGGCTGCGGTGGCAGCCGCGCTTGCCGATCCGCGCGATCCTTCGCTCATCAAGCACAGCCTGCGCAGTCTCATCGCCCAGCGTCTCTACGGCCTGTGCTGCGGCTACGAAGACCTCAACGATCACGCGCAGCTGCGGCGCGATCCTTTGATGCAAACCGCGGTGGACGTGGTCGAAGACCTGGGCAGCAGCCCGACACTGTGCCGCATGGAACGGCGCGCCACGCGCGCCGATGTGCTGGCCCTCAACCGGGTACTCGTCGAGCAGTTCATCGCCAGCCACGAGGTTCCCCCGGAGGAGCTCGTGCTCGACATCGACGCCTCCGATATTCCCTTGCATGGCGAGCAGGAAGGCGCCCAGTTCCACGCCTACTACGACCACTACTGCTACCTGCCGCTGTACGTCTTTGCGGGCAAAGCCCTGCTTGCCTGTGTGCTGCGCAACAGCCGCATTGACGGCGCCAAGCACGCTGCTGCGGTCATCAAGCTGCTGGTGACCCGGCTGCGTCAGGTCTGGCCCGAGGTTCGCATCATCGTGCGAGGTGATTCGGGGTTCTGTCGGCAGCGACTGATTCGCTGGTGTGAGCGAAACACCGTGGGCTACGTCATCGGGGTGGCGAGAAATGCCCGGCTGCACCGCATCGTGGAGGGCTGGGAGCGGGAGATGGAAGCCCAATACCAGGCAACGGGAAGCAAGCAGCGGCTGATTCGCGAGTTTCGTTACGCCGCAGAATCCTGGGACAAAGAACGTCGCATCATCACGCGGCTGGAGTTTGGCGCTCAGGGAACCAACCCCCGGTTCATCGTCACCAACCTCGATCTGCCCGCCCAGTCGCTCTACGACGAGCTCTACTGCCAGCGGGGAGAGGCAGAGAACCGGATCAAGGAGACCCAGCTCGATCTCTTCGGCACGCGCGCCAGCAGCCAGAAGTTCCTGGCCAACTGGCTGCGCGTGCTCCTGGCAGGCCTGGCGTATACCCTGATGCAACGCTTGCGGGAGATGGCGCTATCGGGCACGGAGTTGGCCAACGCCACAGCGGCGACGATCCGGGTGAAGTTGCTCAAGATCGGCGCGGCGGTGATTCGCAATACTCGGCGTATCCGCATCCTGTTCGCCTCCCACCATCCACTGCGCGAAACCTTCCTTCTTGCCGCTCGCGCCTTGGCCTCTCCGTAG
- a CDS encoding YgiQ family radical SAM protein, with the protein MQQARDIFSYRKFWAARFGIAPQLPLTRAEMEQLGWDSCDVVLVTGDAYVDHPSFGMALIGRLLEAQGFRVGILAQPDWHSAEPFKAFGRPNLFFGVTGGNMDSMVNRYTSDRRIRSNDAYTPDGAADRRPDRCVLVYAQRCREAYKDVPIVLGGIEASLRRVAHYDYWSDKVRRSVLVDAKADLLVYGNGERQVVEIAHRLAAGETVSRLTDIRGTAFVRRNLPENWSEVDSTTIDRPGAISRPQDPYQETPKGCASPAAVAGAHPRFTCDARNPADTVIRLPDFDSVRDDPVLYAHASRVLHQETNPHNARALVQRHGDSDVWLNPPALPLTTREMDRVYGLPYSRAPHRHYAGARIPAFEMIQHSVTIMRGCFGGCTFCSITEHEGRIIQSRSEDSIIREVETIRDTSPAFTGVISDLGGPTANMYRLACKSREIEASCRRPSCVFPGICKNLGTDHGPLIRLYRRARQLPGIKKILIGSGLRYDLAVTSPEYVKELVTHHVGGYLKIAPEHTEPGPLSKMMKPGIGTYDRFKAMFDNYSREAGKEQYLIPYFIAAHPGTTDEDMLNLALWLKKNGFRADQVQAFLPSPMAVATAMFHSRKNPLHRITRTSETVETPRKLTQRRLHKAFLRYHDPENWPLLREALKRMGRADLIGNGKHHLIPAWQPQGKGTAKTGASPKATPFRTQHTGLPPQGRKPARRKLRKGA; encoded by the coding sequence ATGCAGCAAGCACGGGACATCTTCTCGTATCGAAAATTCTGGGCCGCCCGCTTCGGCATCGCCCCCCAATTGCCGTTGACGCGCGCCGAGATGGAGCAGCTCGGCTGGGATTCCTGCGACGTCGTTCTGGTCACGGGAGATGCCTATGTCGACCACCCGAGCTTCGGCATGGCGCTGATCGGCCGACTGCTGGAAGCCCAGGGCTTCCGGGTCGGTATCCTGGCCCAGCCGGATTGGCACTCGGCCGAACCTTTCAAGGCATTCGGACGCCCCAATCTGTTCTTCGGCGTGACCGGCGGCAATATGGATTCCATGGTGAACCGCTATACCTCGGACCGCCGCATCCGCTCCAACGACGCCTATACCCCCGACGGCGCGGCCGACCGCCGCCCGGACCGCTGCGTGCTGGTCTATGCCCAGCGCTGCCGCGAAGCCTACAAAGACGTGCCCATCGTGCTGGGCGGCATCGAAGCGAGCCTGCGCCGGGTCGCGCACTACGATTACTGGTCCGACAAAGTCCGGCGCTCGGTGCTGGTCGACGCCAAAGCGGACCTCCTGGTCTACGGCAACGGCGAACGCCAGGTGGTCGAAATCGCCCACCGCCTCGCCGCCGGAGAAACCGTCTCCCGGCTCACCGATATTCGCGGCACCGCCTTCGTCCGCCGCAACCTGCCCGAGAACTGGAGCGAGGTCGATTCCACCACCATCGACCGGCCCGGAGCAATATCACGGCCACAGGACCCCTACCAGGAAACCCCGAAAGGCTGCGCCTCGCCGGCAGCTGTAGCCGGGGCTCACCCGCGCTTTACCTGCGATGCCCGCAACCCCGCCGACACGGTGATCCGCCTGCCGGATTTCGATTCGGTACGCGACGATCCGGTGCTCTACGCCCATGCCTCGCGGGTGCTGCACCAGGAGACCAACCCGCACAATGCCCGGGCCTTGGTCCAGCGCCATGGTGACAGCGACGTCTGGCTGAATCCTCCCGCCCTGCCGTTGACCACCAGGGAAATGGACCGGGTCTACGGCCTACCCTACAGCCGGGCGCCGCATCGGCACTACGCCGGCGCCCGCATCCCGGCCTTCGAGATGATCCAGCACTCGGTCACCATCATGCGCGGCTGCTTCGGCGGCTGCACCTTCTGCTCCATTACCGAGCACGAAGGGCGGATCATCCAGAGCCGGTCGGAAGACTCCATCATCCGCGAGGTCGAAACCATCCGCGACACCTCCCCGGCCTTCACCGGCGTGATCTCCGACCTGGGCGGCCCGACGGCCAACATGTACCGGCTGGCCTGCAAGAGCCGCGAGATCGAGGCGAGCTGCCGGCGGCCATCCTGCGTGTTTCCGGGCATCTGCAAGAACCTCGGCACCGACCACGGCCCGCTGATCCGGCTCTACCGCCGCGCCCGCCAGCTGCCCGGCATCAAGAAGATCCTGATCGGCTCGGGGCTACGCTACGACCTGGCCGTCACCTCCCCGGAATACGTCAAGGAACTGGTGACCCACCACGTGGGCGGTTATCTCAAGATCGCCCCCGAACACACCGAGCCGGGGCCGCTTTCCAAGATGATGAAGCCGGGCATCGGCACCTATGACCGGTTCAAGGCGATGTTCGACAACTACTCGCGCGAAGCCGGGAAAGAACAGTACCTCATCCCCTATTTCATTGCCGCCCATCCCGGCACCACCGACGAGGACATGCTGAACTTGGCGCTGTGGCTCAAGAAGAACGGCTTTCGCGCCGACCAGGTGCAGGCCTTCCTGCCCTCGCCCATGGCGGTGGCCACGGCCATGTTTCACAGCCGCAAGAATCCGCTGCACCGGATCACTCGCACCAGCGAAACGGTGGAAACGCCGCGCAAACTGACCCAGCGCCGGCTGCACAAAGCCTTTCTGCGCTACCACGATCCGGAAAACTGGCCGCTGCTGCGGGAAGCCCTGAAGCGGATGGGCCGCGCCGACCTGATCGGCAACGGCAAGCACCATCTGATCCCGGCCTGGCAGCCGCAAGGGAAGGGCACGGCCAAAACCGGGGCGAGCCCGAAAGCCACTCCCTTCCGAACCCAGCACACCGGCTTGCCGCCGCAAGGCAGGAAGCCGGCGCGCCGCAAATTGCGGAAAGGGGCGTAG
- the amoC gene encoding bacterial ammonia monooxygenase, subunit AmoC, whose translation MATTTVGGIAATDRPLLDKKWLVFALAIYTVFYMWVRWYEGVYGWSAGLDSFAPEFETYWMNFLYTEIVLEIVTASILWGYLWKTRDRNLAALSPREELRRNFTHLTWLVAYAWAIYWGASYFTEQDGTWHQTIVRDTDFTPSHIIEFYLSYPIYIITGFAAFIYAKTRLPYFAKGISLPYLVLVVGPFMILPNVGLNEWGHTFWFMEELFVAPLHYGFVIFGWLALAVMGTLSQTFYSFSHLFEHELCPDIR comes from the coding sequence ATGGCTACAACAACCGTTGGCGGCATCGCCGCTACCGACCGGCCGCTACTGGACAAGAAGTGGCTGGTTTTCGCACTGGCGATCTACACCGTGTTCTACATGTGGGTGCGCTGGTACGAAGGCGTCTACGGCTGGTCCGCCGGCCTGGACTCGTTCGCGCCGGAGTTCGAAACCTACTGGATGAACTTCCTGTACACCGAGATCGTCCTGGAAATCGTCACGGCTTCGATCCTGTGGGGCTACCTGTGGAAGACCCGCGACCGCAACCTGGCCGCGCTGAGCCCGCGGGAAGAACTGCGCCGCAACTTCACCCACCTGACCTGGCTGGTGGCCTACGCCTGGGCCATCTACTGGGGCGCCTCCTACTTCACCGAGCAGGACGGCACCTGGCATCAGACGATCGTGCGCGACACCGACTTCACCCCGTCGCACATCATCGAGTTCTATCTGAGCTACCCGATCTACATCATCACCGGCTTCGCGGCGTTCATCTACGCCAAGACGCGTCTGCCGTACTTCGCGAAGGGCATTTCGCTGCCGTACCTGGTGCTGGTGGTGGGTCCGTTCATGATTCTGCCGAACGTGGGTCTGAACGAATGGGGTCACACCTTCTGGTTCATGGAAGAGCTGTTCGTGGCACCGCTGCACTATGGCTTCGTGATCTTCGGCTGGCTGGCGCTGGCCGTCATGGGCACGCTGAGCCAGACCTTCTACAGCTTCTCGCACCTGTTCGAACACGAACTGTGCCCGGACATCCGCTGA